Proteins co-encoded in one Acidovorax sp. 69 genomic window:
- a CDS encoding cbb3-type cytochrome c oxidase subunit 3 gives MDITTMRIVATLASMACFIGIWVWAYRGRNKSRFDEAARLPFEQD, from the coding sequence ATGGACATCACGACCATGCGCATCGTCGCCACACTGGCATCGATGGCTTGCTTTATTGGCATCTGGGTCTGGGCCTACAGGGGCCGCAACAAGTCCCGGTTCGATGAGGCGGCCCGACTGCCCTTCGAGCAAGATTGA
- a CDS encoding sulfite exporter TauE/SafE family protein, with amino-acid sequence MLATVASTALLMGLAGGSHCLAMCSAPCGALVGQAASSQAVAGRSEPVVLHWAPRGGLVRRTAAFHVGRLMGYAAAGALAALAMDSLAWLTQQSTALRPAWTLMHVAVMAWGLMMMVQSRQPAWVERTGRVVWVRVRPLVGAPGGVFAAGVLWALMPCGLLYSALLVAALSGGALEGALTMMLFAVGSGVWLLAGPWAWTRLKSRLNTARAEWGTRVAGGLLCSVAAWALWMDLIYKPSLWCR; translated from the coding sequence ATGCTCGCAACGGTTGCCTCGACTGCCTTGCTCATGGGGCTCGCTGGCGGGTCCCATTGCCTCGCCATGTGTTCAGCTCCCTGCGGTGCTTTGGTAGGGCAGGCGGCTTCCAGCCAGGCGGTGGCGGGCAGATCCGAGCCAGTAGTCTTGCATTGGGCACCGCGTGGCGGTCTGGTGCGGCGTACTGCTGCCTTTCATGTGGGCCGTTTGATGGGCTACGCCGCAGCTGGTGCTTTGGCTGCCCTGGCGATGGACAGCCTTGCTTGGCTCACTCAGCAATCCACAGCTTTGCGCCCGGCATGGACCTTGATGCACGTGGCCGTCATGGCCTGGGGGCTCATGATGATGGTGCAATCTCGCCAGCCGGCCTGGGTGGAGCGGACAGGTCGTGTGGTGTGGGTGCGAGTCAGACCCCTGGTTGGTGCTCCCGGAGGCGTGTTCGCCGCAGGTGTCCTGTGGGCCTTGATGCCCTGTGGCTTGTTGTATTCGGCACTTCTGGTTGCGGCGTTGAGTGGCGGCGCACTGGAAGGGGCTTTGACCATGATGCTGTTTGCTGTCGGCAGTGGTGTCTGGCTATTGGCCGGGCCGTGGGCATGGACTCGCCTCAAGAGCCGTCTCAATACAGCGCGGGCTGAATGGGGGACTCGGGTTGCTGGGGGTTTGCTCTGTTCAGTGGCTGCCTGGGCACTTTGGATGGACCTGATCTACAAGCCTTCACTCTGGTGCCGCTGA
- a CDS encoding FixH family protein, with protein MSSNPAIGSTAAAPWWKFGHVWLVLAGPAIVIVAGFVTLWLAVSRPDPVIAEDYYRKGIEINKTLEAPEKSLAPAMKARNHAATPVQDQPR; from the coding sequence ATGTCTTCAAACCCAGCCATTGGATCTACGGCAGCGGCACCTTGGTGGAAGTTCGGCCATGTCTGGCTGGTGCTTGCCGGGCCGGCCATCGTGATCGTTGCCGGCTTTGTGACCTTATGGCTCGCGGTTTCGCGGCCCGATCCGGTGATTGCCGAGGATTACTACCGCAAAGGCATCGAGATCAACAAGACGCTGGAAGCGCCAGAAAAGAGCTTGGCACCGGCCATGAAGGCCCGTAACCATGCAGCTACGCCGGTGCAAGACCAGCCGCGCTGA
- the ccoG gene encoding cytochrome c oxidase accessory protein CcoG codes for MKPPSEPARKVIPITPVAPDASSEGEIVSLYEAQKKIYPRSISGLFARWRWGMVFLTQIVFYGLPWFEWGQRQMVLFDLGARRFYIFGLVLYPQDFIYLTGLLIISALSLFLFTAVAGRLWCGFACPQTVYTEMFMWIEHKIEGDRSARLRLDNGPWTFEKVRKKFLKQIVWIAVALWTGFTFVGYFVPIRELGSELLILEGGWQLFWVLFYGFATYGNAGFMREQVCKYMCPYARFQSAMFDKDTLIVSYDVERGEPRGPRTKTVDYKAKGLGDCIDCTLCVQVCPVGIDIRKGLQYECIGCGLCVDACNTVMDKMHYPKGLIRYSTQNGVAQRWTQSQIFRRVLRPRVLIYSAVLVALCLAMLASLVTRTPLKVDVVRDRAALSRIVAGGKLENIYRLQIMNATEGEQRYRISARGLDGLEVSSEAEVDIGPAESRWVAVRLQIPYGSATPGSHAVQFDVGAVGAAAHVTEKSVFLVPR; via the coding sequence ATGAAGCCACCCAGCGAGCCTGCTCGCAAGGTCATTCCCATCACGCCAGTCGCGCCCGATGCGTCTTCTGAGGGCGAAATCGTCTCGCTCTACGAAGCCCAGAAGAAGATATACCCGCGCTCCATCAGCGGTTTGTTTGCGCGGTGGCGCTGGGGCATGGTGTTCCTCACGCAGATCGTGTTTTATGGGCTGCCCTGGTTTGAATGGGGGCAGCGCCAGATGGTGCTGTTTGACCTGGGGGCTCGCCGGTTCTACATCTTCGGGTTGGTGCTGTACCCGCAGGATTTCATCTATCTCACCGGGTTGCTGATCATCTCGGCGCTGTCGTTGTTCCTGTTCACGGCGGTGGCAGGGCGTTTGTGGTGTGGCTTTGCCTGCCCGCAAACGGTCTACACAGAGATGTTCATGTGGATCGAGCACAAGATTGAGGGCGATCGCAGTGCGCGTCTGAGACTGGACAATGGCCCCTGGACCTTTGAGAAGGTCCGCAAGAAATTCCTCAAGCAAATCGTCTGGATTGCGGTGGCTCTTTGGACGGGCTTCACGTTCGTGGGCTACTTTGTGCCTATTCGTGAGCTGGGCAGCGAGTTGCTGATCCTGGAGGGCGGCTGGCAACTCTTCTGGGTGCTTTTTTATGGCTTTGCCACTTACGGCAATGCAGGTTTCATGCGCGAGCAGGTGTGCAAGTACATGTGCCCCTATGCTCGTTTCCAGAGTGCCATGTTTGACAAGGACACCCTGATCGTGAGCTACGACGTGGAGCGGGGCGAGCCCCGAGGTCCGCGTACCAAGACAGTGGATTACAAGGCCAAGGGCCTGGGTGATTGCATCGACTGCACGCTGTGTGTCCAGGTGTGCCCGGTGGGTATTGATATCCGCAAGGGCTTGCAGTACGAGTGCATTGGTTGTGGTCTTTGTGTGGATGCGTGCAACACCGTCATGGACAAGATGCACTACCCGAAGGGACTGATTCGCTATTCCACCCAGAACGGTGTGGCCCAGCGCTGGACGCAGTCGCAGATTTTTCGACGCGTGTTGCGTCCCCGTGTGCTGATCTATAGCGCGGTGTTGGTGGCGCTCTGCTTGGCCATGCTTGCCAGCCTGGTCACGCGCACTCCGCTGAAAGTGGACGTTGTACGAGATCGTGCCGCACTTTCGCGCATCGTGGCCGGAGGCAAGTTGGAGAACATCTACCGCCTGCAGATCATGAATGCAACCGAGGGCGAGCAGCGCTACCGTATCAGCGCTCGTGGTCTGGATGGATTGGAAGTGTCTTCAGAGGCTGAAGTGGACATTGGACCTGCCGAGTCACGCTGGGTGGCTGTGCGGCTGCAAATACCGTATGGATCCGCCACACCGGGTTCCCATGCCGTTCAATTTGATGTGGGCGCGGTCGGGGCTGCCGCTCATGTCACTGAGAAATCTGTGTTTTTGGTGCCGCGCTGA
- a CDS encoding EAL domain-containing protein, which yields MTDPQSYGWLDGLQEAVWLVDEALRVILLANAAAERLIGVPAAAMVGASVLSLAATPQDLAFWAEPPQVIADGIHSYTSLLRADGMLVPVDRRVTRVPWGSDGGMAFMLTMLDRSTQDATERELETLLSELRATLDSAADGMLVCGLDRSVRAFNQRLAQLWALPRDLLLARDDAAVYACMAQQVADGRAYAERMSAIEREPMQESTDILELRNGVVLEMRSVPQFSQGRPVGRVYSYRDITRQAEMQASLRLAARVFESSLDAIFIADSHHRIMRMNPGCERLVGPAAKTFEGCMAASLFGGGADASFMEQVLQGWAREGFWEGELWLPRDNGAYCAVQLSWVALRDDEGRLVQSIGFMRDLTLQHAAQKRIEELAYSDVLTGLPNRLLLSQRVDTAIQGARQSDTGFAILFLDMDRFKIINDSLGHPFGDRVLQLVAERLQTCLRQTDMLCRLGGDEFVIYLHGGDAAVAESVARRILDDMLKPFMLDSMGFSIQCSIGIALYPQDGTSLDDLIKQSDTAMYRVKERGRGSYGFYQPQMNANLLARMRMEHAMRQALGLQRMAVHYQPQVNMATGRITGAEALIRWTDPEFGSVSPGVFIPLAEESGYIVTLGAWVMEQAVREAAVWMHSGMPIMISVNVSALEFRQPDFVERITRLLAVHQLPPTLLELELTETILLQDAQEMEQRLRVLADLGIGLAIDDFGTGYSSLAYLKKLPIHKLKIDQSFVRGLPDDDGDRAIVSAIISMGRALHIEVVAEGVETETQQAVLQQMQCEHYQGFLCAPGLPAEKFRAMLREPLPLKAQGKHRPLNT from the coding sequence GTGACTGATCCACAATCGTATGGCTGGCTGGATGGATTGCAGGAGGCTGTTTGGCTGGTGGATGAAGCCCTTCGGGTCATCTTGCTTGCTAATGCTGCTGCTGAGCGCCTGATTGGTGTGCCTGCTGCCGCCATGGTGGGTGCGTCGGTTCTGAGCTTGGCGGCTACGCCCCAAGACCTTGCCTTTTGGGCCGAGCCTCCCCAAGTGATTGCCGATGGCATCCATTCCTACACCAGCCTTTTGCGTGCGGATGGCATGCTGGTGCCTGTGGACCGGCGCGTGACGCGCGTACCTTGGGGTTCGGATGGGGGTATGGCTTTTATGTTGACCATGCTCGACAGGAGCACCCAGGACGCAACCGAGCGTGAACTGGAAACCCTCCTGTCCGAATTGCGGGCCACCTTGGATTCTGCCGCCGATGGCATGTTGGTCTGTGGTCTTGATCGCAGCGTGCGCGCATTCAACCAGAGGCTGGCACAGCTCTGGGCGCTGCCGCGAGATCTGCTACTGGCGCGTGATGATGCCGCGGTATACGCCTGCATGGCGCAACAGGTGGCCGATGGCCGTGCCTATGCAGAGCGTATGTCCGCCATTGAGCGCGAGCCGATGCAGGAGAGCACAGATATCCTGGAGCTGCGCAACGGCGTGGTTCTGGAGATGCGCTCGGTGCCACAGTTCAGCCAGGGCCGTCCGGTAGGGCGTGTTTATTCGTACCGCGACATCACGCGACAGGCTGAAATGCAGGCCAGTCTGCGCCTCGCCGCGCGTGTGTTCGAGTCCAGTCTGGATGCCATCTTCATTGCTGACAGCCACCACCGGATCATGCGCATGAACCCCGGTTGCGAGCGCCTTGTCGGGCCTGCCGCCAAGACATTCGAAGGGTGCATGGCCGCCTCGCTGTTTGGCGGAGGGGCAGACGCGTCATTCATGGAGCAGGTGCTGCAAGGCTGGGCGCGTGAAGGTTTCTGGGAAGGGGAGCTTTGGCTCCCTCGGGACAACGGGGCCTACTGTGCCGTGCAGTTGTCCTGGGTCGCGTTGCGTGACGATGAAGGCCGGCTTGTGCAGAGCATTGGTTTCATGCGTGATCTCACGCTGCAGCATGCGGCGCAAAAACGCATCGAGGAACTGGCCTACAGCGACGTGCTCACTGGTCTGCCCAACCGACTGCTGCTGTCCCAGCGGGTAGACACCGCCATTCAGGGCGCGCGTCAGAGCGACACCGGATTTGCGATCCTGTTCCTCGACATGGACCGTTTCAAGATCATCAATGACTCCCTGGGGCATCCATTTGGCGATAGGGTGCTGCAACTCGTGGCCGAGCGCCTGCAGACCTGCCTGCGGCAGACCGACATGCTGTGCCGACTGGGTGGGGACGAGTTTGTGATTTACCTGCATGGCGGCGATGCGGCTGTGGCCGAGAGCGTGGCGCGCCGCATCCTGGACGACATGCTCAAGCCCTTCATGCTGGACAGCATGGGCTTTTCGATCCAGTGCAGTATCGGCATTGCGCTGTATCCGCAAGACGGCACTTCGCTGGATGACCTCATCAAGCAGTCCGACACCGCGATGTACCGGGTCAAGGAGCGTGGACGCGGCAGTTACGGGTTCTATCAGCCGCAGATGAATGCCAACCTGCTGGCCCGAATGCGGATGGAGCACGCCATGCGACAGGCGCTGGGCTTGCAGCGCATGGCGGTGCACTATCAGCCTCAGGTCAATATGGCGACGGGGCGAATTACTGGCGCAGAAGCGCTGATCCGTTGGACCGATCCCGAATTTGGCTCGGTGTCTCCCGGCGTGTTCATTCCCTTGGCGGAGGAGTCTGGCTATATCGTGACTCTGGGCGCCTGGGTGATGGAGCAGGCGGTGCGTGAGGCTGCGGTGTGGATGCACAGCGGCATGCCGATCATGATTTCCGTGAATGTGTCGGCACTGGAGTTTCGCCAGCCAGATTTTGTGGAGCGGATCACGCGTTTGCTGGCGGTGCACCAACTGCCTCCGACCCTGCTGGAGCTGGAGCTTACGGAAACGATCTTGCTGCAGGACGCGCAAGAGATGGAGCAGCGTTTGCGTGTACTGGCCGACCTGGGCATCGGTCTGGCCATTGATGATTTCGGCACGGGTTATTCCAGTCTGGCCTATCTCAAGAAGCTGCCGATCCACAAGCTCAAGATCGACCAGTCTTTTGTGCGTGGGTTACCCGACGATGATGGCGACCGCGCCATCGTGAGTGCCATCATCAGCATGGGGCGCGCCCTGCACATTGAGGTGGTCGCAGAAGGCGTTGAAACGGAAACTCAGCAGGCCGTGCTGCAGCAAATGCAATGTGAGCACTATCAAGGGTTCTTGTGTGCGCCGGGGCTTCCTGCAGAGAAGTTTCGCGCCATGCTGCGCGAGCCTTTGCCGCTGAAGGCGCAGGGCAAACACAGGCCGCTCAATACCTGA
- the ccoP gene encoding cytochrome-c oxidase, cbb3-type subunit III, translating into MSDFTSNFWSVFVTTLTLVGIIACGILLWMAGRKKVMATADNTTGHVWDEDLVEMNNPLPRWWVWLFVITIVFGLGYLAAYPGLGTFTGKLNWTQKGEYEAEMAKAKTELEPLYARFASMKPEEVAVDPQAHAIGERLFMNNCAQCHGSDARGSKGFPNLTDGDWLHGGAPEKIRETLEKGRIGNMPPMAAAVGTPEDVRNLSHYVLSLSGSPHDSLRASLGKSKFTACAACHGMDGKGNQALGAPNLTDDIWLHGWGEAAITAMINNGKVNQMPAQADKLTEAQIGVLSAYVWGLSNKQVAAAR; encoded by the coding sequence ATGAGTGACTTCACCAGCAATTTCTGGTCGGTCTTTGTGACCACGCTGACCTTGGTCGGCATCATTGCCTGTGGCATTCTGCTTTGGATGGCAGGCCGCAAGAAGGTTATGGCCACGGCCGACAACACCACGGGCCACGTCTGGGACGAGGACCTGGTCGAAATGAACAACCCCCTGCCACGCTGGTGGGTGTGGTTGTTCGTTATCACCATTGTGTTTGGCCTGGGCTACTTGGCTGCATACCCTGGTTTGGGCACCTTCACGGGCAAACTGAATTGGACGCAAAAAGGCGAATATGAGGCTGAAATGGCCAAGGCCAAGACAGAACTTGAGCCGCTGTATGCCCGTTTTGCATCCATGAAGCCCGAAGAAGTGGCCGTGGACCCCCAGGCCCACGCCATTGGCGAGCGCCTGTTCATGAACAATTGCGCGCAGTGCCATGGCTCCGATGCACGCGGCAGCAAGGGCTTCCCTAATCTGACCGATGGCGACTGGTTGCACGGCGGCGCCCCCGAAAAAATCCGCGAAACGCTGGAGAAGGGGCGCATTGGCAACATGCCTCCTATGGCTGCGGCCGTTGGTACGCCTGAAGACGTGCGCAACCTGTCGCATTACGTGCTCAGCCTGTCAGGCAGCCCGCACGATTCGCTGCGTGCATCGCTGGGCAAGTCCAAGTTCACAGCCTGCGCAGCCTGCCATGGTATGGACGGCAAGGGCAATCAGGCCTTGGGTGCACCCAACCTGACCGATGACATTTGGTTGCATGGCTGGGGCGAGGCCGCGATCACTGCCATGATCAACAATGGCAAGGTGAACCAGATGCCTGCACAGGCAGATAAGCTGACAGAAGCGCAGATCGGTGTGCTGTCGGCTTACGTCTGGGGTTTGTCGAACAAGCAGGTGGCTGCAGCGCGCTGA
- the fnr gene encoding fumarate/nitrate reduction transcriptional regulator Fnr — protein sequence MNPLTIKVACSNCNLRELCMPVGLNEEQLQRIDEVVAVRRKIKRGSTLFRNGESFTSLYAIRTGFFKTCVATEDGRDQVTGFQMAGEIIGLDGIVNDHHTCDAVALEDAEVCVMPFDRIEELSREVTALQHHVHKIMSREIVREHGVMLLLGSMRAEERLAAFLLNLVQRLHARGFSQSELVLRMTREEIGSYLGLKLETVSRTFSKFVEEGIVEVKQRHVRILDTDALKRIVNSQQACH from the coding sequence ATGAACCCGCTCACCATCAAAGTCGCCTGCTCCAACTGCAACCTGCGAGAGCTGTGTATGCCCGTAGGCTTGAACGAAGAGCAGTTACAGCGCATCGATGAAGTTGTCGCCGTTCGACGCAAGATCAAGCGCGGCAGCACGTTGTTTCGCAATGGCGAATCCTTCACCTCACTGTACGCCATACGCACCGGTTTTTTCAAGACCTGCGTGGCTACCGAGGATGGGCGCGATCAGGTCACGGGCTTTCAGATGGCGGGTGAAATCATCGGCCTTGACGGCATCGTGAACGACCACCACACCTGCGATGCCGTGGCCTTGGAAGACGCCGAAGTTTGCGTCATGCCATTCGACCGCATCGAAGAGCTGTCCCGCGAAGTCACGGCCTTGCAGCACCATGTGCACAAAATCATGAGCCGCGAAATCGTGCGCGAACATGGTGTCATGCTGCTGCTAGGCAGCATGCGCGCTGAAGAACGTCTCGCGGCGTTTCTGCTGAATCTGGTGCAGCGTCTGCATGCACGCGGGTTCTCCCAGTCTGAATTGGTGCTGCGCATGACCCGCGAGGAAATCGGCAGCTACCTTGGCCTCAAACTCGAAACGGTCAGCCGCACGTTCTCAAAGTTTGTGGAAGAAGGCATTGTGGAAGTCAAGCAGCGCCACGTCCGCATCCTGGACACGGATGCCCTCAAGCGGATCGTGAACAGCCAGCAGGCCTGCCACTGA
- the ccoO gene encoding cytochrome-c oxidase, cbb3-type subunit II, whose translation MSNNNPSNSTGFSHEKVETNNFLMIVLILLVIAIGGLVEIVPLFFQKSTTEAVKGVEPYNAMQLAGRDVYIREGCYNCHSQMIRPFRAETLRYGHYSVAGEFVYDHPFQWGSKRTGPDLHRVGGKYSDEWHRIHLNNPRDVVPESNMPAYPWLEKNQVDPSVMAPRMKALRTVGVPYTDEQINAAAGEVKGKSEQDALIAYLQVMGRALK comes from the coding sequence ATGTCAAACAACAACCCATCGAATTCGACCGGCTTCTCCCATGAAAAGGTGGAAACCAACAACTTCCTGATGATCGTGCTGATCCTGCTCGTGATCGCCATTGGCGGTTTGGTAGAGATCGTGCCGCTTTTTTTCCAGAAGTCCACGACCGAAGCGGTCAAGGGTGTGGAGCCCTATAACGCCATGCAACTGGCTGGCCGCGACGTCTACATCCGCGAGGGTTGCTATAACTGCCACTCGCAGATGATCCGTCCCTTTCGCGCCGAAACGCTGCGCTATGGCCACTACTCGGTGGCTGGCGAGTTCGTGTATGACCATCCCTTCCAGTGGGGTAGCAAGCGCACAGGCCCCGATCTGCACCGTGTGGGTGGCAAGTACAGCGACGAATGGCATCGCATCCACCTGAACAATCCGCGTGACGTGGTGCCAGAGTCCAATATGCCTGCGTATCCCTGGCTGGAGAAAAATCAGGTCGATCCGAGCGTAATGGCTCCCCGCATGAAGGCGCTGCGCACCGTGGGTGTTCCTTACACCGATGAGCAGATCAACGCAGCAGCGGGTGAAGTCAAGGGCAAGTCCGAGCAGGACGCCCTTATCGCTTACCTGCAAGTCATGGGCCGCGCGCTCAAGTAA
- a CDS encoding HD-GYP domain-containing protein, with protein MNSSILIDISQLRVGMYIQLDVGWMHHPFPVSSFRVASADQITTLRGLGLTEVRYVPKKSDPALKELVPAAWSVPEMISPPTNGLETPGVPAAVDPEAARRRLLLDAQNRALAACNQRFAEATRQYQALERAVSDHPDQARDKGEALVSGCVSELLENGDSVIRLLSEGVGERNALHPINVMVISLLLGRSLGMQSAELHDLGVAALIHDLGKLKLPPNLRQPTPSMPLMERSRYETHVGESVAMAKRMGLSDAVLTAVARHHEMADGSGFPLRLSGADLGRTSQVLALVNRYDRMCNPAVGVDALTPHEALSVIFAQLKARFDSVVLGAFIRMMGVYPPGSIVQLVNDRYAIVASVNSSRPLRPRVIVHDSRIPKDEAPILDLETVPELGIRRSLKPAQLPRDALDYLSPRQRICYFFERAVSPDPDEAGA; from the coding sequence GTGAACTCTTCCATCCTTATTGACATCAGCCAACTGCGGGTCGGTATGTACATCCAGCTTGATGTAGGCTGGATGCATCATCCCTTCCCGGTCAGTAGCTTTCGGGTGGCATCGGCAGATCAGATCACTACGCTGCGTGGGCTGGGGCTGACCGAGGTACGGTATGTCCCCAAGAAGAGTGACCCCGCGCTCAAGGAGTTGGTGCCCGCTGCTTGGAGTGTGCCGGAGATGATCTCGCCGCCCACCAACGGCCTGGAGACTCCAGGTGTCCCCGCTGCCGTTGATCCAGAGGCTGCACGCAGGCGTCTGTTGCTAGATGCGCAGAATCGTGCTTTGGCCGCTTGCAATCAGAGATTTGCAGAGGCAACGCGCCAGTACCAGGCTTTGGAACGCGCGGTGTCTGACCACCCGGACCAGGCGCGCGACAAGGGCGAAGCGCTGGTATCTGGCTGTGTTTCGGAACTGCTGGAAAACGGTGACTCTGTCATCCGGCTGCTGTCGGAAGGCGTGGGTGAGCGCAACGCATTGCATCCCATCAATGTGATGGTCATCTCCCTGTTGCTGGGGCGTTCACTGGGCATGCAAAGTGCCGAGCTGCACGACTTGGGTGTGGCTGCACTCATTCACGATCTGGGCAAGCTCAAGCTCCCGCCCAACCTGCGCCAGCCGACACCTTCGATGCCATTGATGGAGCGCTCGCGCTATGAAACCCATGTGGGGGAGTCGGTGGCAATGGCCAAGCGCATGGGACTCTCCGATGCTGTGCTGACGGCCGTTGCCCGGCACCATGAGATGGCGGATGGCAGCGGTTTTCCGCTGCGGTTGTCGGGGGCAGACCTTGGGCGCACGAGCCAGGTGCTGGCTCTCGTCAACCGGTACGACCGAATGTGCAATCCTGCCGTTGGGGTGGATGCACTCACGCCCCATGAGGCGTTGTCGGTCATTTTTGCCCAGCTCAAGGCGCGATTTGATTCTGTCGTACTGGGGGCCTTCATACGCATGATGGGGGTATATCCCCCGGGTTCCATTGTTCAGCTGGTGAATGACCGCTATGCGATCGTCGCATCGGTGAATTCTTCGCGGCCTCTGAGGCCCAGGGTCATCGTGCATGACTCGCGGATTCCCAAGGACGAGGCACCGATTCTGGATCTGGAAACGGTCCCGGAGCTGGGAATCCGGCGCAGTCTCAAGCCTGCGCAGCTGCCACGTGATGCCTTGGACTATCTGTCGCCCCGGCAGCGTATTTGTTACTTTTTTGAGCGAGCAGTCAGCCCCGATCCTGATGAGGCGGGCGCGTGA
- the hemN gene encoding oxygen-independent coproporphyrinogen III oxidase, which yields MTAVSPDLLRRFDVPGPRYTSYPTADRFVEAFGQDDYVLALEQRRSGSVAKALPLSIYVHIPFCESLCYYCACNKIITKHHDRADVYLRYLSREIDLHTAHCGVGQVVSQLHLGGGTPTFLSDAGLRELMSMLKRSFTLAPGGEYSIEVDPRTVNADRLALLAELGFNRLSFGVQDFDAEVQKAVHRIQPAEQVFALVESARSLGFDSVNVDLIYGLSRQTPESFDRTLAQVVQLRPDRIALYAYAHLPERFKPQRRIISAELPTASSKLSMLSRSLDAFMDAGYVYVGMDHFALPSDALAVAKRQGRLHRNFQGYSTQPDCDLIGLGVSAIGRVGATYSQNSKTLEEYYDFLDQGRLPVVRGLALTRDDLVRRAAIMALMCQGELLYESMEQAWLIDFRQYFAAEIAQLEGMAEQGLVRVGPEGIEVTAMGWFFVRGIAMVFDRYLQADRNRARFSRII from the coding sequence ATGACTGCTGTTTCGCCCGATCTCCTGCGCCGTTTTGACGTGCCAGGACCCCGCTATACCTCCTATCCGACAGCCGACCGTTTTGTCGAGGCGTTTGGGCAGGACGACTATGTTCTGGCGCTGGAGCAACGCCGTTCTGGGTCCGTGGCCAAAGCGCTTCCGCTGTCCATCTATGTGCACATTCCCTTCTGCGAGTCGCTGTGCTACTACTGCGCTTGCAACAAGATCATTACCAAGCACCACGATCGCGCAGATGTCTATTTGCGCTACCTGAGCCGCGAGATTGATCTGCACACTGCGCACTGTGGTGTTGGGCAGGTGGTGAGTCAGCTGCATCTGGGTGGAGGCACGCCGACGTTTTTGTCCGACGCGGGACTGCGCGAACTCATGTCCATGCTCAAGCGCAGTTTCACCCTTGCGCCTGGGGGGGAATACTCCATTGAGGTGGATCCTCGCACCGTCAATGCGGATCGGTTGGCACTGTTGGCTGAGCTGGGGTTTAACAGACTTAGTTTTGGTGTGCAGGATTTTGACGCCGAAGTGCAAAAGGCCGTACACCGTATACAACCTGCCGAGCAGGTGTTTGCGTTGGTGGAGTCTGCGCGCTCGTTGGGTTTCGACTCAGTGAATGTGGACCTGATTTACGGTTTGTCGCGCCAGACCCCCGAGTCGTTTGACCGGACGTTGGCGCAGGTGGTCCAGTTGCGGCCAGATCGCATTGCGTTGTATGCCTACGCGCACCTTCCTGAGCGTTTCAAGCCCCAACGGCGCATCATTTCTGCCGAGCTGCCGACGGCATCAAGCAAGCTTTCCATGCTCTCGCGGTCGCTGGATGCTTTCATGGACGCCGGGTACGTGTATGTGGGCATGGACCACTTCGCTCTTCCCTCAGATGCCCTGGCCGTGGCCAAGCGGCAGGGGCGCCTGCATCGGAATTTTCAGGGCTACAGCACACAACCGGACTGTGATTTGATCGGGCTCGGGGTTTCTGCGATTGGGCGAGTAGGTGCCACCTACAGCCAGAATTCCAAGACGTTGGAAGAGTACTACGACTTCCTTGACCAGGGGCGTCTTCCTGTCGTACGCGGTTTGGCGCTGACGCGCGATGACTTGGTGCGCCGCGCGGCCATCATGGCCTTGATGTGCCAGGGCGAGCTGTTGTATGAGTCCATGGAGCAGGCTTGGCTGATCGACTTCCGGCAGTATTTTGCGGCAGAGATTGCCCAGCTGGAAGGCATGGCGGAGCAGGGCCTGGTACGTGTGGGGCCTGAAGGCATTGAGGTTACGGCCATGGGATGGTTCTTCGTGCGTGGTATCGCTATGGTGTTTGACCGCTACCTGCAGGCAGATCGCAACCGCGCCCGGTTTTCGCGCATCATCTAG